A genomic window from Hyla sarda isolate aHylSar1 chromosome 8, aHylSar1.hap1, whole genome shotgun sequence includes:
- the LOC130285187 gene encoding E3 ubiquitin-protein ligase TRIM39-like: MASADPRDELNCSICLNLCTDSVSLICGHNFCHSCFAKELNTSHGSRGFPCSTCRAEYQERPPLEKKRKLGNIEQRLSTSNVEETRIFCTYCIKSLVPAVKSCLQCKISLCDDHLTVHNRTMDHILTEPTNSFNIKECSIHKKVLEYFCPQDAACLCVSCCLADEHKGHKIERLVDAFKKKKNDLGKYLNELNPQNAEIQTKLQNLNNHKCNIQEKASAKKKNTSEIFMDLKMQLEMAEKKTLREISRQEKIVSKISDLIKKLEVKKDELSRKMRHLEEMCNVTDPIRLLQESDITVCGQGDGADTDEDGKIKSEDDLDEVLISMTLHRSLRDNFTNVTSQLGFQVPDILLDENTANSFVKLSEDLKTATESRDKQNRPESSGRFLDYSQVLSKCGFSSGRHYWEVEWDKIGDCIIGLSYPSIKKKGRLSGIGDTDKSWSLIMDTICKSSHNSLQIPLNIQPTCPTLGVFLDYEAGRLSFYELCDPIRHLHTFTASFTEPLHVAFYMNKGASLTIRS, from the coding sequence ATGGCGTCTGCTGATCCGAGGGACGAGCTGAACTGCTCCATCTGCCTGAACCTCTGTACAGATTCTGTATCCCTGATATGTGGACACAACTTCTGCCACTCGTGTTTTGCTAAGGAGTTGAATACATCACATGGGTCTAGAGGTTTCCCCTGTTCTACCTGCAGAGCTGAATATCAGGAGCGTCCTCCCCTGGAAAAGAAGAGGAAGCTGGGTAACATAGAGCAGCGTTTATCTACATCTAACGTGGAGGAGACCCGAATCTTCTGTACTTACTGTATAAAGTCTCTTGTCCCAGCTGTGAAATCCTGTCTGCAGTGCAAGATCTCTCTATGCGATGACCACCTGACAGTCCACAACAGGACCATGGATCATATATTAACAGAACCCACCAACTCCTTTAACATCAAAGAATGTTCCATCCACAAGAAGGTTCTGGAGTATTTCTGCCCACAGGACGCAGCCTGTCTCTGTGTGTCCTGCTGTCTGGCTGATGAGCACAAGGGGCACAAGATAGAACGTCTAGTGGATGCttttaaaaagaagaagaatGATTTGGGGAAATATCTAAATGAGCTAAATCCACAAAATGCAGAAATTCAGACAAAACTTCAGAATCTCAATAATCATAAGTGTAATATTCAGGAGAAAGCCTCTGCAAAGAAGAAGAACACCAGTGAGATATTCATGGACCTTAAGATGCAACTAGAAATGGCAGAAAAGAAAACATTGAGAGAGATCTCCAGACAGGAGAAGATTGTGTCCAAGATATCTGATCTGATCAAGAAGCTGGAAGTAAAGAAGGACGAGCTGTCCAGGAAGATGCGTCACCTGGAGGAGATGTGTAATGTCACCGACCCTATAAGACTCCTACAAGAAAGTGACATTACAGTATGTGGTCAAGGAGATGGTGCGGACACAGACGAAGATGGAAAGATCAAGTCTGAGGATGACCTGGATGAGGTTCTGATCTCTATGACCTTGCACCGATCTCTGAGGGATAATTTCACCAATGTAACATCACAGCTCGGGTTCCAGGTTCCAGACATATTGTTGGATGAGAACACTGCAAATAGTTTTGTAAAGTTATCAGAAGATCTGAAAACAGCAACAGAGTCAAGAGATAAACAGAACAGACCAGAATCATCCGGAAGGTTTCTAGATTACTCCCAGGTATTAAGCAAATGTGGCTTCTCCTCAGGAAGACATTACTGGGAGGTAGAGTGGGACAAAATAGGTGACTGTATCATCGGACTATCCTAtcccagtattaaaaaaaaaggacgACTATCTGGTATTGGAGATACTGATAAATCTTGGTCTTTGATTATGGATACAATATGTAAATCATCACACAACTCACTTCAAATTCCTCTCAACATTCAGCCAACATGTCCAACACTTGGAGTCTTCTTAGACTACGAGGCCGGGCGTCTGTCCTTCTATGAGCTGTGTGACCCCATCAGACACCTACACACCTTCACCGCCTCCTTCACTGAACCCCTACATGTTGCCTTCTACATGAACAAAGGAGCCTCTCTTACAATAAGAAGCTGA